In Pieris rapae chromosome 18, ilPieRapa1.1, whole genome shotgun sequence, one genomic interval encodes:
- the LOC110999612 gene encoding mucin-3A isoform X8 yields MRAGVWCGVAVTLLLVATDAIRTVQGEGISRTSRRTITDRSANNLNKTEENIPTYRSRSIKRREETQELSTVRSRNRGRTLEKDNISPKVEIQAQSGQNEPFESRRSSIRSRSRTIAKEATTENILSRESIIRGRSRGNGRKYTPTTTPFNDQPESSSNQVAATLPPRSVEIRSEIIKTNEILPTGATAPSNQFRRRSSTVSTVEATKQIRPRGRINTRTNSRALDLEVAGTTNTFTAAAKQTTIARISDGRNSRKLRYKSRTLETDTNITGVGITPLNEVEKSSQRNDITSEPEYSETNSTTSKATENTFQTSTESVLRSSTLKSSKVVRRPITRSNGYFKSSEVKSNSKMSDEINEDDNYPESFKAIIQAKNATQTNSSIGESLSVKASHKDSNTHALSFQTNTTDPGTDKNSRLRKKLRIEEKNKKADEQEALSLGSTSTTTTSEAPKPRSIPFRPRGTYLSRSKKPNVTKSTTENISYASRPSLENPYKFSKRIKSSTEPSMTDITLKTKRLDSLPKKQVIRSSLFSRKNDPVNKNITVIPLNENRKHDRVQSGSNFKARRTLPNTTYYSRLRNNTKLYMTETSYVEKNTETPIADKKVGNSADMPLIFTYLNGPGLSDKLQPSIENTAPVLNSKESQENSTENEIVNKAEESENKLIINTDVTTPKYHANYKENMQSEKAITSATPAIRNIKTRKYARKQEKGKDQETNTPSVIFKSKDRNVRKYGDTFSKTTESPANSISQEPVKPKHKFSSKYRGSYLDRPFYKPTVPTVTPSATVEGEEIQLGPDMNAIAFTKTRRPLSSADLRLSESLAKPLQVLNVEVSQHSPSVTVSIFDALAEILTSTPKPRISTTAETLPKNINEINIMHSLDGVSSNVNVNTVTGFATQESVTSKDNLNTNAKFVKTTEPVVFNSLLVGDNVTPSLKAEDEKTSYFTSPKTVPIPIPTTPISARKPFAIKVLYTETESTSKNSPTAMPTSRLTSTDKSTMVYNSISDLLLSNNGVVSTGLTSMLSNNIRSIIDSMDDESKSKLSVGMTNLLNTLIPGAINNISKVEEDSTAYMTTPYSLEDINDTANIEININESSNIHNKILQNVSDGESIVNTETLLNSQTEIDVEGTTPVNSFDLLENVQNLESESDNTLRFESNVLTNTLKDTTSTTARVTVDNIENLDETPTNEELVTLSILNPLRDITTETSNIQLESPSLAKLLSFNQLDDSEVLEDPSQVSQLQLWVLSKKARVLKMIEDLLRIHSDEISNPPLGIRNKPKISFSNRLTEIMNTMNFTTTGPDFTERTTLDSIESSFSSTTTVPYTSTLSLLNNLNGDFDLTTQNINGIIFTNDESSTKTVSEIADAFTTANSVPTTTVSEDIVTTSDSKEIENEKLELASTTTSNFETTTGIAEARIVVDTTVMTNVEDTSTSGIETTTAKVMNESKSADFITTSNMLNVATRPSIPKKDFVIFGILPNNTVVRKDPNDNPLEALTEASPYIIYGVLPNNTIIRKFPNGTRVPQIMQKIDVLPISPWSLKNPYSPIHNIPAIVRPQSNPIRVSTNTVISTDIPNNEKEISLTTDTVNNLQTKQIRTEKPNDGTGNTVFKFIPIEDVTVPSTQETNVLKLATPKTTRVATVTTEVNTPNPQIQMNIESNTVATSTTEPFIATPVTNSEKVIDEPPTPIFMNEFELTTEAQNFTLTDLNNDRTTFTPDQTTAATTTSLPELQINNDDVEFTTTAQTTYRIPVATSVPIGSATNTVFQTQPSPPTLPNDRNPKKISEFNTAQNQEENAKLLQALLMATSQGKNSNNNLITKTRPLTTTVRSIEDDIRQFEEDTKLLKALLQATGRDPATLNLPSLDGIKAVITTLKPSIATTTLQTTSTLPPSTVPITQFTTTETTTSSIINEDVKRLQEDTKLLQALLQVTGNKNGGDMPVISGLTSNVRIASNPLTTSMESKSTTSFNVRPVYTTTQFTPTTTVRSQIITVSTLQPTTEDIGISTTFRPVNVRTQSTTVNRPTVTTEIPSSSTYSDEEDLLFLKNLKSVLSTKSKNEDPETSLANRVIALAVERSLNEIQVGKNVGTTKVMTTTTTTSRPTTTATQATTTPRPTTKPTTTRVTTTPRQNIPSIEDDIKQFEQDTKLLQALLKATGQDPSKFNIPTLPTTTVSAQFPNIPQGINDDLNLLSNLLASPSPLNEPFDPLTQKPAPTQATQRTPTSTVPYGIQIAVKDDLKNEQDDAKLLQTLIKLQDAQETTTVRSKLAITGHSSDEALKKLIQKTQPAGMMSESTKPSMSLSTEYGNSNDALLAALLKEQGFGPTTASSLDEQIRLAALLNQVVVTPKARRTTTPPPPPPAPRRPILDGLSWLWQQWRDTAPGSQGPRQSRPAPTRNQPAQSASATSSRVNWFGSGPFVGNADERPANRIPLEPPSAVEQPPGRGQLVSAAINVTRAFSQFLGAAIQGAAQTVQNVFRAGQNTYTNGSGGSG; encoded by the exons GGTGAAGGCATATCTCGAACAAGCAGAAGAACGATTACTGATAGAAGtgcaaataatttgaataaaactgaAGAAAACATACCGACGTATAGATCAAGAAGCATAAAAAGAAGAGAAGAAACACAAGAATTAAGCACTGTAAGGTCAAGAAACCGAGGTAGGACTCTagaaaaagataatatttcaCCTAAAGTTGAAATTCAAGCGCAATCGGGACAAAATGAACCATTTGAATCCAGGAGATCAAGTATCCGATCTCGATCTAGAACAATTGCAAAAGAAGCAACGACAGAGAATATCTTAAGTAGAGAGAGTATAATTCGAGGACGGTCCCGTGGAAATGGAAGAAAATATACGCCTACTACCACTCCCTTTAATGATCAACCAGAAAGTTCTTCAAATCAAGTTGCTGCGACGTTACCACCTAGAAGTGTTGAAATTAGGTcagaaataataaagacaaatgaAATTCTTCCTACTGGGGCTACTGCACCATCTAATCAGTTCAGAAGAAGAAGTTCGACCGTAAGCACTGTGGAAGCTACTAAACAAATCAGACCTCGAGGACGAATAAATACAAGGACAAATTCAAGAGCTCTTGATTTAGAAGTTGCAGGTACTACAAATACGTTCACTGCAGCAGCTAAACAAACAACAATTGCGAGAATAAGCGATGGAagaaattcaaggaaattaaggtacaaatcaagaacattggaaacagatacaaatatAACTGGAGTGGGTATAACACCTTTAAATGAAGTAGAAAAATCTAGTCAAAGAAATGACATAACTAGTGAACCCGAATACAGCGAAACAAATTCAACAACTTCTAAAGCGACTGAGAACACATTTCAAACAAGCACGGAATCAGTATTAAGATCGAGTACACTTAAATCCTCGAAAGTCGTAAGACGACCAATCACAAGAAGTAACGGTTATTTCAAATCTTCTGAAGTTAAAAGTAATTCAAAAATGTCGGACGAAATAAACGAGGATGATAACTACCCAGAGAGCTTTAAAGCTATTATACAAGCTAAAAATGCG ACACAAACAAACTCTTCTATTGGCGAGAGTTTGTCAGTGAAAGCATCACATAAAGATTCCAACACTCACGCACTATCTTTTCAAACCAACACTACGGACCCTGGCACTGACAAAAACTCTCGG CTTCGTAAAAAGTTGCgaattgaagaaaaaaataagaaagctGACGAACAAGAAGCTTTATCATTAGGTTCAACATCCACGACTACAACATCTGAGGCACCTAAACCTAGATCTATTCCATTTCGTCCACGTGGCACTTACTTATCCAGAAgtaaaaaaccaaatgtaaCTAAATCGACAACTGAAAACATAAGTTATGCATCAAGACCTAGCCTTGAAAATCCATATAAATTCAGCAAAAGAATTAAATCTTCAACGGAGCCATCAATGACAGACATTACTTTGAAAACAAAGCGACTGGACTCGCTGCCAAAAAAGCAGGTCATACGCTCCTCACTTTTTTCTCGTAAAAACGATCccgtaaacaaaaatatcactGTAATACCATTAAATGAAAATCGTAAACACGATCGTGTACAATCAGGAAGTAATTTTAAAGCCCGAAGAACATTACCAAATACAACATATTATTCCCGATTAagaaataacacaaaattgtATATGACAGAAACTAGCTATGTAGAAAAAAACACCGAAACTCCGATAGCAGATAAAAAAGTTGGAAACTCTGCAGATATgcctttaatttttacttatctCAATGGCCCAGGTTTATCGGATAAACTGCAACCTTCTATTGAAAATACTGCTCCCGTACTGAACAGTAAGGAATCGCAAGAAAATAGTACAGAAAATGAGATTGTTAATAAAGCTGAAGAAAGtgaaaataagttaattattaacacGGACGTAACGACACCAAAATATCACGCTAACTACAAAGAAAATATGCAAAGCGAAAAAGCAATAACTTCGGCAACACCggcaataagaaatattaaaaccaGGAAATACGCACGTAAACAAGAAAAAGGTAAAGATCAAGAAACAAATACTCCTTCCGTTATTTTCAAAAGTAAAGACCGGAATGTTCGAAAGTACGGAGACACCTTTTCCAAGACAACAGAAAGTCCTGCAAATAGC ATATCACAAGAACCTGTAAAACCAAAACATAAGTTTAGTTCAAAATATAGAGGTTCATATTTAGATAGGCCTTTTTACAAACCCACAGTTCCTACTGTAACACCATCAGCAACT GTAGAGGGTGAAGAAATACAATTAGGGCCTGATATGAATGCTATAGCCTTCACAAAAACCCGTCGCCCATTGTCTTCAGCTGATTTGAGGCTTTCCGAGAGCTTGGCCAAACCTTTACAAGTATTAAACGTTGAAGTATCACAACATTCACCATCAGTAACAGTGTCTATATTCGATGCTTTGGCTGAAATACTCACGTCAACGCCCAAGCCTCGAATATCAACAACAGCCGAAACATTACCAAAAAATATCAACGAAATCAATATAATGCATTCACTTGATGGCGTGAGTAGTAACGTTAATGTAAATACTGTCACAGGCTTTGCAACTCAGGAATCGGTAACATCAAAGGATAATTTAAACACAAATGCTAAGTTTGTAAAAACCACTGAACCAGTTGTGTTTAACAGTTTGCTGGTTGGGGACAATGTTACACCGTCACTAAAAGCAGAAGATGAGAAAACAAGTTATTTTACCTCACCCAAAACTGTTCCTATTCCAATTCCTACTACTCCTATATCTGCGAGAAAACCATTCGCTATAAAGGTTTTATACACCGAAACTGAATCGACAAGTAAAAACTCTCCAACGGCTATGCCCACTTCTCGTTTGACATCGACTGACAAATCAACAATGGTATATAACAGTATATCAGATCTTTTACTATCTAATAATGGAGTTGTATCTACTGGACTAACAAGCAtgttatcaaataatattagaagTATTATCGATAGTATGGACGATGAaagtaaatctaaattatcaGTAGGTATGACTAATTTGTTGAACACTTTGATCCCCGGcgctattaataatatctcaAAAGTAGAAGAAGATAGCACTGCTTATATGACTACTCCTTACAGTTTGGAGGATATTAATGATACTgcaaacattgaaataaatataaatgagagttcaaatattcataataaaatcctCCAAAATGTTAGCGACGGAGAatcaattgtaaatactgaaaCGCTTCTAAATTCACAAACTGAAATAGATGTTGAAGGCACTACACCTGTAAATAGCTTTGATTTGTTAGaaaatgtacaaaatttaGAATCAGAATCAGATAATACCTTAAGATTTGAAAGTAACGTTTTAACCAATACACTTAAAGATACCACGTCTACTACCGCGAGAGTAACGGTTGATAATATAGAGAATTTAGACGAAACCCCTACTAATGAGGAACTAGTTACCCTATCCATCCTTAATCCTTTAAGAGATATTACTACAGAGACTTCAAATATCCAACTTGAATCCCCCTCTTTAGCCAAACTGTTGTCTTTTAACCAATTAGATGATAGTGAAGTATTGGAAGATCCAAGTCAAGTATCACAACTACAATTATGGGTATTATCTAAAAAAGCCcgagttttaaaaatgattgagGATCTCCTACGTATTCACTCTGATGAAATTTCAAATCCACCTCTTGGTATTCGCAATAAACCCAAAATTTCATTCTCTAATCGTCTGACCGAAATAATGAATACAATGAACTTTACGACCACTGGACCTGACTTTACTGAACGAACTACTCTGGACTCTATTGAAAGTTCCTTTAGTTCCACAACAACCGTACCTTATACATCAACTTTGTCCCTTTTGAATAACCTCAACGGTGACTTTGACCTTACAACTCAAAACATAAatggtattatttttacaaatgacGAATCATCTACAAAAACTGTTAGCGAAATTGCTGATGCTTTTACTACTGCCAATTCAGTACCTACCACTACAGTGTCTGAAGATATTGTAACAACCTCTGATTCTAAGgaaatagaaaatgaaaagCTGGAACTTGCGTCTACAACAACGAGTAATTTTGAAACTACAACTGGAATAGCAGAAGCCAGAATTGTTGTTGATACAACTGTTATGACAAACGTAGAAGACACATCGACATCAGGTATTGAAACCACTACAGCTAAAGTCATGAATGAGAGCAAATCAGCAGATTTTATAACAACCAGCAATATGCTAAACGTGGCCACTCGACCGTCAATTccaaaaaaagattttgttatttttggaaTACTTCCTAACAATACAGTGGTACGTAAAGACCCTAACGATAACCCACTGGAAGCATTAACAGAAGCAAGTCCATACATCATTTACGGCGTACTaccaaataacacaataatacGCAAGTTTCCGAACGGAACTCGAGTACCACAAATCATGCAAAAAATTGACGTACTACCAATTAGTCCATGGAGTCTAAAAAATCCATACAGCCCTATCCATAATATTCCAGCCATTGTCAGACCACAGTCTAACCCAATCCGAGTTTCCACTAATACTGTGATATCCACAGACATACCAAATAACGAAAAGGAAATCAGTTTAACCACCGACACTGTAAATAACCTGCAA ACTAAACAAATACGTACTGAAAAACCTAATGACGGAACTGgaaatactgtttttaaatttatccctATTGAGGATGTTACTGTGCCCTCTACACAAGAAACTAACGTATTAAAACTGGCTACTCCTAAAACTACGCGAGTAGCAACGGTAACAACTGAAGTTAATACACCTAATCCACAAATACAAATGAATATAGAAAGTAATACTGTTGCAACTTCCACAACAGAGCCATTTATTGCAACACCTGTAACCAACTCGGAAAAAGTAATCGATGAACCACCAACTCctatttttatgaatgaatTTGAACTAACCACTGAAGCACAGAACTTCACATTAACAGATTTAAACAATGATCGTACAACATTTACACCAGACCAAACCACTGCTGCTACCACAACTTCTCTACCCgaattgcaaataaataatgatgatGTTGAATTTACTACAACTGCACAAACTACTTACCGAATACCAGTAGCAACATCTGTACCTATTGGTAGTGCTACTAATACCGTGTTTCAAACACAACCGAGTCCTCCAACACTACCTAACGATCGtaatccaaaaaaaatatcggaGTTCAATACAGCACAAAATCAAGAAGAGAATGCTAAGTTATTGCAAGCGCTGTTAATGGCAACTAGTCAAGGTAAAAATAGCAACAATAATCTCATTACTAAAACGAGACCATTGACGACGACTGTTCGTTCTATTGAGGATGATATCCGGCAGTTCGAAGAagatactaaattattaaaagcattaCTCCAAGCCACTGGTAGAGACCCTGCCACTCTCAACCTACCTTCACTAGATGGAATTAAAGCAGTCATAACTACATTAAAACCAAGCATCGCGACTACAACGCTTCAAACAACATCTACTCTGCCACCAAGTACTGTACCAATAACACAGTTTACTACAACAGAAACCACAACATCATCAATAATTAATGAAGATGTTAAAAGACTCCAAGAAGATACTAAACTATTACAAGCATTACTTCAAGTTACTGGAAACAAAAATGGTGGAGATATGCCCGTAATATCTGGTTTGACATCTAATGTAAGAATAGCTTCAAATCCATTGACAACATCGATGGAGTCAAAATCAACTACATCATTCAACGTTAGACCAGTATACACAACTACGCAATTCACCCCAACTACAACTGTTAGGTCCCAAATTATTACTGTGTCCACTTTACAGCCAACCACAGAAGATATTGGAATATCTACAACATTTCGACCTGTTAATGTAAGAACACAATCCACTACAGTTAATCGACCCACTGTGACCACTGAAATTCCTAGTAGCTCCACATATTCAGACGAAGAGGACCTTctctttttaaagaatttg AAATCTGTGCTTAGTACGAAATCTAAAAATGAAGACCCAGAAACATCACTGGCCAACCGTGTAATTGCATTAGCTGTTGAACGaagtttaaatgaaattcaagTTGGCAAAAACGTAGGAACAACAAAGGTAATGACTACAACTACTACTACATCAAGACCAACTACTACAGCGACACAAGCGACTACAACACCAAGACCAACAACAAAACCAACAACGACACGAGTGACAACAACACCTCGACAAAATATTCCATCTATAGAAGATGACATCAAACAATTCGAACaagatacaaaattattacaagCACTTTTAAAAGCAACTGGTCAAGATCcttcaaaattcaatatacCAACTTTACCTACAACAACCGTGAGTGCACAATTTCCAAATATTCCACAAGGCATAAACGATGATCTAAACCTTTTATCAAATTTGCTTGCTTCACCATCACCTCTGAATGAACCCTTTGATCCTCTAACACAGAAACCTGCACCCACCCAAGCTACCCAGAGAACTCCAACATCAACGGTACCTTATGGCATACAAATAGCTGTTAAagacgatttaaaaaatgaacagGATGATGCGAAACTATtgcaaacattaataaaactacaagATGCTCAAGAGACGACAACCGTGAGAAGTAAACTGGCTATAACAG GACATTCATCGGATGAAGcattgaaaaaattaatacaaaaaacgcAACCAGCAGGAATGATGTCAGAATCGACAAAACCATCTATGTCACTAAGCACAGAGTATGGGAATAGCAACGATGCTTTGCTTGCGGCTCTACTGAAGGAGCAAGGTTTCGGTCCAACCACGGCAAGTTCTTTGGACGAACAAATTCGCCTTGCT GCATTACTCAATCAAGTGGTCGTGACGCCGAAGGCTAGGCGGACGACAACTCCCCCTCCGCCCCCTCCTGCGCCACGAAGGCCTATTTTGGATGGATTAAGTTGGCTGTGGCAACAGTGGAGAGATACTGCTCCAGGATCGCAAGGTCCCAGGCAGTCCAGACCAGCGCCAACTAGAAACCAACCAGCGCAATCAGCGTCAGCAACCAGTTCTAGAGTGAACTGGTTCGGCTCAGGGCCTTTCGTTGGTAATGCAGATGAAAGGCCCGCAAACAGA ATTCCTTTGGAGCCTCCTAGTGCTGTGGAACAGCCTCCTGGCAGAGGTCAGTTAGTATCCGCAGCGATCAACGTTACCAGGGCATTTTCACAGTTCTTAGGAGCGGCAATTCAG GGCGCCGCCCAAACAGTCCAGAACGTGTTTAGGGCGGGACAAAACACTTACACGAATGGATCCGGAGGCTCGGGATAA